The following are encoded in a window of Hyalangium minutum genomic DNA:
- a CDS encoding anti-sigma factor family protein: MTCQELDRLLYPYLDGEFQPEERLDVETHLGTCADCARRAEEERRFRKAVRHSVQASRAPASLRDGIQLGLRREQRRTAQMQWLRMSAAALVVVAVGGGWIAIRPEERHRFAADAAKRHAKPLPFEIANAPPEHVEAWFDGKLDHPVAVPRLSHAEMKGARITNVTDKQAAYISYETTPDQDVQPGRRVGVFVFDDSGREVEARALPDLQMNTLGSVNVAFWRDGELVYELVTDLDEADIRKLVLQKGGTARMSNAPRPSEPSLPIRQVSDVP, translated from the coding sequence ATGACCTGCCAGGAACTCGATCGCCTTCTCTACCCCTACCTCGACGGCGAGTTTCAGCCCGAGGAGCGGCTGGATGTGGAGACCCACCTCGGTACGTGCGCGGACTGCGCGCGCCGAGCGGAGGAAGAAAGGCGTTTCCGGAAGGCCGTACGCCACTCCGTTCAGGCCAGCCGGGCCCCCGCCTCGCTCCGAGACGGAATCCAGCTGGGCCTGCGCCGCGAGCAGCGCCGCACCGCCCAGATGCAGTGGCTGCGCATGAGCGCCGCGGCGCTCGTGGTGGTCGCCGTGGGCGGCGGGTGGATCGCCATCCGCCCCGAGGAGCGGCACCGCTTCGCAGCGGACGCGGCCAAGCGCCACGCGAAGCCACTCCCCTTCGAGATCGCCAATGCGCCCCCGGAGCACGTGGAGGCGTGGTTCGACGGCAAGCTGGATCACCCCGTCGCCGTGCCCCGGCTGTCTCACGCCGAGATGAAGGGCGCGCGCATCACCAACGTGACGGACAAGCAGGCCGCCTACATCAGCTACGAGACGACGCCTGATCAGGACGTCCAGCCCGGCCGCCGCGTGGGAGTCTTCGTGTTCGATGACTCGGGCCGCGAGGTGGAGGCCCGGGCGCTGCCGGATCTGCAGATGAACACGCTCGGCAGCGTCAATGTCGCCTTCTGGCGCGACGGGGAGCTCGTCTACGAGCTCGTCACGGATCTGGACGAGGCGGACATCCGCAAGCTGGTGCTACAGAAAGGTGGCACGGCGCGGATGAGCAACGCGCCGCGTCCCAGCGAGCCCTCCCTGCCGATCCGCCAGGTCTCTGACGTGCCCTGA
- a CDS encoding response regulator, whose protein sequence is MSKKILIVESDSALSSSLREALEARGFAVDETTDGKGSVEQIRRDRPDLVVLAVDLSGGQNGYLICGKLKKDDDLKNVPIVIIGNPDGFAAHRKLKAHADEYVAKPVDSDQLVDRVGALIGFPEVVVGEVVEDEGLTLDGLTDDEPMDEPLSQDEPLAEEIAVESEPIASASEDLDMLDEAFSDMAGTDSSTEEEPVVAPPEASGNDEELDALDNLGKDAEDALDSLGDDEEKTQIGFMAPVVPLTPAPIPDPPRTPSRPAMTLPAVPAPSSTSKSTAVSAPAMSAADAAELRNLRAKVAELQSALSDAEAQASTAESRVQELEGKLETQTSELETARSAAGKSDKDSFALKDAVNKKDKELLRLKSEINLKEQEKDKEISRLKGELTQKEHDFVELQDKQLELERQHTESAAEMARRDAQIKTLTTRADQLTADKKKVEVQLTAAKEEARSASSKLTALQAEVDAHQQQQSAVETELEDLRGRVGQLESELETARGEASELRGQAESAREETSELRGQLEAVQSELETAKSDAEMARTELETVRTELETVRTELEGQAATAAEEAEGLRRRISELEEAAVRNEERVTKLYTRIKNDEKLRERAKKALGIAHQLLEEAPSATEEADEAAA, encoded by the coding sequence ATGTCCAAGAAAATCCTCATCGTCGAAAGTGACTCTGCCCTCTCTTCCTCCCTGCGAGAGGCGCTCGAAGCCAGGGGTTTCGCGGTGGACGAAACCACCGACGGTAAGGGAAGCGTGGAGCAGATCCGGCGCGATCGCCCGGACCTCGTGGTGCTCGCGGTGGATCTGTCCGGTGGACAGAACGGCTACCTGATCTGCGGCAAGCTGAAGAAGGACGACGATCTCAAGAACGTCCCCATCGTCATCATCGGCAACCCGGACGGGTTCGCCGCGCACCGCAAGCTCAAGGCCCACGCGGACGAGTACGTGGCCAAGCCGGTGGACTCGGACCAGCTGGTGGACCGGGTGGGAGCGCTGATCGGCTTTCCTGAAGTCGTCGTCGGCGAGGTGGTCGAGGACGAGGGCCTCACGCTGGATGGGCTGACGGACGATGAGCCCATGGATGAGCCCCTCTCGCAAGACGAGCCCCTCGCCGAGGAGATCGCCGTCGAGAGTGAGCCGATCGCCAGCGCGAGCGAAGACCTGGACATGCTCGACGAGGCCTTCAGTGACATGGCCGGCACGGACAGCTCCACGGAGGAGGAGCCCGTGGTGGCGCCTCCAGAGGCCTCGGGGAATGACGAGGAGCTCGACGCGCTCGACAACCTGGGCAAGGACGCCGAGGACGCGCTGGACTCGCTGGGCGACGACGAAGAGAAGACGCAGATCGGCTTCATGGCGCCGGTGGTGCCGCTGACGCCCGCGCCGATTCCGGATCCGCCGAGGACGCCCTCGCGGCCCGCGATGACGCTGCCGGCGGTGCCGGCCCCAAGCTCCACCTCCAAGTCCACGGCGGTGTCCGCGCCGGCGATGTCCGCGGCGGATGCGGCCGAGCTGCGCAACCTGCGCGCGAAGGTGGCGGAGCTGCAGAGCGCCCTGTCGGATGCGGAGGCTCAGGCCTCCACCGCGGAGAGCCGCGTCCAGGAGCTCGAGGGCAAGCTAGAGACCCAGACCTCGGAGCTGGAAACGGCCAGGTCCGCGGCGGGCAAGAGCGACAAGGACTCGTTCGCGCTCAAGGACGCGGTCAACAAGAAGGACAAGGAGCTCCTCAGGCTCAAGAGCGAGATCAACCTCAAGGAGCAGGAGAAGGACAAGGAGATCTCCCGGCTCAAGGGCGAGCTGACGCAGAAGGAGCACGACTTCGTCGAGCTGCAGGACAAGCAGCTGGAGCTGGAGCGGCAGCACACCGAGTCCGCTGCGGAGATGGCCCGCCGCGACGCGCAGATCAAGACGCTGACCACCCGGGCGGATCAGCTCACCGCGGACAAGAAGAAGGTGGAGGTGCAGCTCACCGCCGCGAAGGAGGAGGCCCGCAGTGCCTCCTCGAAGCTCACCGCCCTGCAGGCCGAGGTGGACGCGCACCAGCAGCAACAGTCCGCGGTGGAGACAGAGCTGGAGGACCTGCGTGGCAGAGTCGGCCAGCTCGAGTCCGAGCTCGAGACGGCGCGCGGCGAGGCCAGCGAGCTGCGGGGCCAGGCTGAGAGCGCCCGCGAGGAGACGAGCGAGCTGCGCGGCCAGCTGGAGGCCGTGCAGTCCGAGCTGGAGACGGCTAAGAGCGACGCGGAGATGGCCCGCACCGAGCTGGAGACGGTCCGCACCGAGCTGGAAACGGTCCGCACCGAGCTGGAGGGCCAGGCCGCCACCGCCGCCGAGGAGGCCGAGGGCCTGCGCAGGCGCATCTCCGAGCTGGAGGAGGCGGCGGTGCGCAACGAGGAGCGCGTGACGAAGCTCTACACGCGCATCAAGAACGACGAGAAGCTCCGCGAGCGCGCGAAGAAGGCGCTCGGCATCGCCCATCAGCTCCTGGAGGAGGCTCCCTCCGCCACGGAGGAGGCGGACGAGGCCGCGGCCTGA